The Gemmatimonas aurantiaca sequence ACCCCGCTCTATCTGGCGCGGGGCCGGACCTGGTACCGGTTGTCGGGAGACGAGGTCACGCAGCCGCTCTCCCGTGCCATGGCGGTGACCTGGGCGCAGCCGCTGATGATCGACGCCACCGACCGGTTCCTGCTCTGCAACCGGGCGCTGAGCCAGGCGCACCGATCGTCCACCGAGGGGGGATCGCCGTCCGGTCCGGCGTTCCGGACCACGCCGCCAACGCACCATCCTCAACTCGTCTGCGATGCGCTGATCGCCGAAGCGCGGGCGATCGAACGACAGGCGCCCCTGGCGACCGCTCTCCTGGCGGTGGAAGAGAACGGGACACGTTCGGGACATTCCCCACTCGCGTTGTGAGCTGCCCGGGTGCACTTCTACGCGTGTTGGGTGTGAACCTGTCACCGGAGGAGTACGGAATGCATGTCATACGTCGACCGGCGCTGCAGTCGGAGACTGTACGCAGGGCCAGAACGCGAGAAAGCGCCGGGGGTCGTTCCGAGGTGAACGGGTCCGGCAGTGGTGGGGCATGGTCCCACCTGATCCCCACCCGCCTGGCACGGGTGGTGGGGGTGAGCATGACAACGCTGCTGTTCGCGGCGTGCGGCGGCGGTGAGGCTTCGGCGCCCAAACCCGTGGCCGTCGTCGACGTGTCTCCCACCACGATCAGCGTGCAGCCGGGTCAGTCGTCCACGCTGACGGCGACGCCGCGCGACGCCGACGGCAATATTCTCGCCGGTCGTCAGGTGACCTGGACGTCCGGAAACACCGCCGTGGCCACGGTTTCTTCCGGGGGTGCGGTGACCGGGGTATCCGATGGCAGCACGTCCATCTCGGCCAGCGTGGGCGGGGTGAGCGGCAGTGCCTCCGTCACCGTGCGTTCCACGGTGGCGACGGTGGCCGTGACGCCCTCCACGGGTACGGTCACCGTGAGTCGCGCGCCCCTGCAGCTGTCTGCCGAACCGCGCAATGCCAATGGGGCTGCGCTGGCCGGACGTGCGGTGACGTGGAACTCCTCGGCACCGACCATCGCCACCGTGTCGGCCACAGGCCTGGTGTCGGCCGTGGCGCCCGGTTCGGTCATCATCAGTGCCGCGAGTGAAGGTGTCACGGGCACCTCGAACATCACCGTGGCACCCAATCCCTGCAGTGTGGTGCGGGCCGTGACGCTCGGGCAGACAGTGTCGGGCACTTTCACGGCGAACGACTGCAAGCTGAGCGACAGCACGGCCATCCAGCGTTATGGCTTCACGCTGACCGCCCGCACGAAAGTGGAGATCCTGATGTCCAGCACGGCGCTGGACTCCTATCTCTTCCTCGCCGATACCGATCTCAACGTCATCGACGAAGACGATGACGGAGATGGGGGCAGCAACGCGCGCATCATGCGCACGCTGCCGGCCGGTCGCTATGAAATCATCACCAACGCCTACAGTCCCAACACGTATGGCGCGTATCAGCTGACACTGCGCACCGCGCCGGCCGTATGCACCACGGGACGCGCGTCCACTGTCCCGCTGACGTTGTCGACCAACCTGACCACGTCGGCCTGTCGTCTCAACGACGGCAGCTATCAGGATCGCTACGACATCAACGTCACGACCCGCGCCATCTATCGCGTGGACGTGTCCAGTACGGCCTTCGATGCCGTGGCCGTGCTGATCGACCAGAACGAGCGCATCATCGCCCAGGACGACGACAGCGGTGAAGACACCGACGCCCGCTTCGAAGTGCTGCTCGATCCCGGCCGGTACACGGTGCTGGCGACCGCGTATCCCCGGCAGACGGGTTCGTATCGCATCACACTGGCTCAGGCGGTGGATCCGTGTGGTGTGAACAAGACCCTCGTGCTCGGTCAGGCGACGATCAACACGCTCAGTCGCACCGATTGCGCGCTGGGAGACGGCGGAGGCAGTGCCCGCTATCTGCATCGGTACGCCCTCACGGTGAACACGCCCACGTCGTTGCAGATCGACATGACGAGTACGGAAGTCGACGCGTATCTCGTGGTGCAGAATGCTTCGACGGGTGCGGTGGTGGCCGAGAACGACGATGCGTCGAGCACGACGCGGAACGCGCGCATCCTGGCCACGTTCCCGGCCGGCTCGTACATCGTGAACGCGACCACGTACGATCCCGGCGAAACCGGTTCGTATCAGATCAGCGCCACGGTCGCGCAGAATTCCGGTGTGAGTGTGGCGGTCACGCCCACAGTGATGTCGCTCGTGCCGGGTCAGACCCAGTCGGCGCGCAGTACGGTGACCGGCAGCAGCAACACCGCCGTCATCTGGCAGAGCAGCAACACCAATGTCGCCACGGTGACCACGGCCGGTCTGGTTCGCGCGATCACGCCGGGCACGGCCACCATTTCGGCCATCTCACAGGCCGATCCGCGGGTCGGGGCCTCGATCGCCGTGACGGTGGCAGCCACCGACGGCAGCGTGAATCTGGACATCGCCGGCATGTACGTGGTGCAGTCGGTGCAGCAGCAGGACGGCCGTATTCCCCTCGTGGCCAACCGGCAAGCGGTCGCCCGGGTGTTCGTGCGCGGCAGTCGGGTGGGTCTGGGCGCCGTGCAGGTCCGCCTGCGTGTGTTCCAGGGCAGCACCGAACTCGCGAACTCCATCGCCACCGCCACGCCCACCACGGTGATGGACGAGAGTTGCTGCTCGGCGGACTTCCCGTTGCCTGGGTCGATGATCAGGGCCGGTGTCTCGCTGGTGGCGGATGTCGATCCGAACAACACCGTTCCTGAATCGAACGAAGCGGACAACACGTATCCGCAGGTCGGTTCGATGGCGCTCAACGTGATCACGGTGCCGCCGATGGTGGTGAAGATCGTGCCCGTGCAGCAGGGACGGAGCGGGCCCACC is a genomic window containing:
- a CDS encoding Ig-like domain-containing protein translates to MTTLLFAACGGGEASAPKPVAVVDVSPTTISVQPGQSSTLTATPRDADGNILAGRQVTWTSGNTAVATVSSGGAVTGVSDGSTSISASVGGVSGSASVTVRSTVATVAVTPSTGTVTVSRAPLQLSAEPRNANGAALAGRAVTWNSSAPTIATVSATGLVSAVAPGSVIISAASEGVTGTSNITVAPNPCSVVRAVTLGQTVSGTFTANDCKLSDSTAIQRYGFTLTARTKVEILMSSTALDSYLFLADTDLNVIDEDDDGDGGSNARIMRTLPAGRYEIITNAYSPNTYGAYQLTLRTAPAVCTTGRASTVPLTLSTNLTTSACRLNDGSYQDRYDINVTTRAIYRVDVSSTAFDAVAVLIDQNERIIAQDDDSGEDTDARFEVLLDPGRYTVLATAYPRQTGSYRITLAQAVDPCGVNKTLVLGQATINTLSRTDCALGDGGGSARYLHRYALTVNTPTSLQIDMTSTEVDAYLVVQNASTGAVVAENDDASSTTRNARILATFPAGSYIVNATTYDPGETGSYQISATVAQNSGVSVAVTPTVMSLVPGQTQSARSTVTGSSNTAVIWQSSNTNVATVTTAGLVRAITPGTATISAISQADPRVGASIAVTVAATDGSVNLDIAGMYVVQSVQQQDGRIPLVANRQAVARVFVRGSRVGLGAVQVRLRVFQGSTELANSIATATPTTVMDESCCSADFPLPGSMIRAGVSLVADVDPNNTVPESNEADNTYPQVGSMALNVITVPPMVVKIVPVQQGRSGPTGEPTNSLFSIFRSIWPFETITATARVPLVIDYTVGTQNFDDWIRLVRDVEIVRQTEGGAHYYYGLLRTRGTSGVLGLANGIPARTAIGVDEGSDFGPLEARLTFAHELGHTMNLRHSPCGGAAGPDPNYPFSDGRTGVYGMDTYSGNAIKGPVLNDIMTYCPNQWVSAYNYRRVMDFRQANPNGYGNLAAATRVLLVSGAVSAAGITVDPAFSITASPAAFDLKGTHAVDGFDVNGRQVFSWRFTPHRVEDARSEQDAFVVAVPLSDAAQATVARLVVREVSAAASARSAVRVSALSMAANDAMAATPVNALARLRRSGSVTELVWSSATTPAVMVRDRSTGDVIALVRNGTLNLSQFGSLEQLDLHVSDGTKSARLVIDAATGALRR